A genomic region of Populus nigra chromosome 11, ddPopNigr1.1, whole genome shotgun sequence contains the following coding sequences:
- the LOC133668404 gene encoding ATP synthase subunit delta, chloroplastic-like, protein MASALQNATASLQSKTPPSARLPTNFTSPKPLNLSFSATFPSLNLSTTATTTNRRRGGSALGTKMSATAAGSYASALADVAKSNNTLDATASDIDKIERLFSNPAANDFFTNPTIDIEKKRQVIDEFAKSSALQPLTANFINILIDSKRVDLVKDIVVEFEKVYNKLTDTQLAVVSSVVALESQHLAQIAKQVQKLTGAKNVRIKTVIDPSLVAGFTVRYGSSGSKMIDMSVKKQLEEITAQLDLSDIELAA, encoded by the coding sequence ATGGCATCAGCACTCCAAAACGCCACCGCTTCACTCCAATCCAAAACCCCACCATCAGCTAGACTCCCAACCAACTTCACCTCCCCAAAGCCCCTCAACCTCTCCTTCTCCGCCACTTTCCCATCCCTCAACCTCTCCACCACCGCAACCACTACAAACCGCCGCCGGGGTGGCTCGGCCCTGGGGACCAAAATGTCAGCAACAGCAGCAGGAAGTTACGCATCAGCACTAGCTGACGTGGCAAAATCCAACAACACATTAGACGCAACGGCGTCCGACATCGACAAAATAGAAAGGCTGTTTTCAAACCCAGCAGCGAATGACTTCTTTACTAACCCAACAATAGACATAGAAAAGAAACGGCAAGTCATTGATGAGTTCGCCAAGTCGTCTGCTCTCCAACCCCTCACGGCAAACTTCATTAACATACTTATAGATTCCAAAAGGGTTGATCTGGTTAAAGATATAGTGGTGGAATTCGAGAAGGTTTACAATAAGCTGACAGATACACAGCTTGCTGTGGTGAGTTCAGTTGTGGCTTTGGAGTCACAGCATTTGGCCCAGATAGCAAAACAAGTGCAGAAATTGACTGGAGCTAAGAATGTAAGGATTAAGACTGTGATTGACCCAAGTTTGGTTGCTGGGTTTACTGTAAGGTATGGGAGCTCAGGTTCTAAGATGATTGATATGAGTGTGAAGAAACAGTTGGAGGAGATTACTGCTCAGCTTGACTTGAGTGATATTGAACTGGCTGCTTGA
- the LOC133706211 gene encoding uncharacterized protein LOC133706211, whose translation MNSPNRSLHDEEEDDQGEVFLDDSDIIDEVAVDEEDLPDADNDDDDDDTDDSMHIFTGHTGELYTVSCSPTDPLLVATGGGDDKGFLWKIGLGDWASELKGHKDSVSCLSFSSDGQLLASGGFDGLVQIWDASSGNHKCVLEGPDEGIEWVRWHPKGHLVLAGSEDKSVWMWNADRGAYLNSFTGHEASVTCGDFTPDGKTICTGSDDASLRIWNPKSGENIHVVRGHPYHTDGLTCLALSSDSTLAITGSKDNSVHIVNITSGRVVSSLASHSDSVECVELAPSSPWAATGGLDQKLIIWDLQHSLPRATCEHQDGVTCVAWLGASRYVATGCVDGKVRLWDSLSGDCIRTFSGHADAIQSVSISANQDYLVSGSSDGTARVFEIAEFK comes from the exons atgaaCAGTCCAAATCGATCATTACAcgacgaagaagaagacgatCAAGGCGAAGTTTTCCTTGACGATTCCGATATCATCGACGAAGTCGCCGTCGATGAAGAAG ATCTTCCGGATGCGGACAACgatgatgacgacgacgacaCGGATGATTCTATGCACATATTTACCGGCCATACCg GTGAGCTCTATACAGTATCCTGCAGTCCAACGGATCCTTTATTAGTGGCGACCGGTGGAGGAGACGACAAAGGGTTTCTTTGGAAGATTGGTCTTGGAGATTGGGCATCTGAGCTCAAAG GTCATAAGGATTCCGTGTCTTGTTTATCCTTTAGTAGTGATGGACAGTTGCTTGCATCTGGAGGGTTTGATGGACTTGTTCAAATTTGGGATGCTTCATCGGGAAACCATAAATGTGTACTTGAAGGTCCTGATGAGGGCATTGAG TGGGTCAGATGGCATCCAAAAGGGCATTTGGTGTTGGCAGGTTCTGAGGACAAAAGTGTCTGGATGTGGAATGCTGACAGAGGTGCCTATCTTAATTCATTTACAGGACATGAAGCAAGTGTTACCTGTGGTGATTTTACCCCTGATG GTAAAACAATCTGTACTGGTTCTGATGATGCATCCCTGAGGATATGGAATCCAAAAAGTGGCGAAAACATACATGTTGTGAGAG GTCATCCATACCACACTGATGGACTGACATGCTTGGCATTGAGCTCAGATTCAACTCTTGCTATTACTGGTTCAAAGGATAATTCTGTCCACATTGTGAACATAACTTCGGGCAGG GTGGTTAGTTCTCTTGCTTCTCACTCTGATTCTGTTGAATGTGTTGAGCTTGCACCAAG CTCCCCTTGGGCTGCTACGGGAGGCTTGGATCAAAAACTTATCATCTGGGATCTGCAGCATTCATTGCCCCGTGCTACATGTGAACACCAG GATGGAGTTACATGCGTGGCATGGCTTGGTGCATCTAGATACGTAGCTACAGGGTGCGTGGACGGGAAAGTGAGACTATGGGATAGTCTCTCTGGTGATTGCATAAGAACATTCAGTGGCCATGCTGATGCCATTCAATCTGTATCAATATCTGCTAATCAAGATTACCTTGTCTCGGGTTCAAGCGATGGAACCGCAAGAGTGTTTGAGATTGCAGAGTTCAAGTAA
- the LOC133667938 gene encoding uncharacterized protein LOC133667938, with protein MTVEAVNPKAYPLADAQLTITILDLVQQAANYKQLKKGANEATKTLNRGISEFVVMAADTEPLEILLHLPLLAEDKNVPYVFVSSKQALGRACGVTRPVIACSVTTNEGSQLKTQIQQLKDAIEKLLI; from the exons ATG ACAGTAGAAGCAGTGAATCCAAAAGCATACCCACTTGCAGATGCCCAGTTGACCATAacaatacttgaccttgttcaGCAAGCTGCTAACTACAAGCAACTCAAGAAAGGAGCCAATGAAG cTACCAAGACACTTAACAGAGGTATCTCTGAGTTTGTTGTGATGGCTGCTGATACTGAACCACTTGAGATTCTTCTCCATCTTCCTTTGCTTGCTGAAGAcaag AATGTCCCCTATGTATTTGTCTCTTCAAAGCAAGCACTTGGCCGAGCATGTGGTGTCACAAGACCTGTCATTGCTTGTTCAGTGACAACAAATGAGGGGAGTCAATTGAAAACACAAATTCAACAACTCAAG GATGCCATTGAGAAACTTCTGATCTGA